TCCTCCGCCGGGCCCTTACGCTCGACGATGCGCATGCCGCGGTGCTCCGCGATCAGGTTCGCGTTGACGATCGTGACGTTCTCTTCGGTGATCGGGCCAAGCAGGCCGCGGATCACCGCCGCCTTCAACGCCGTGGTGTCGTAGTTCGCGATCTCTCCGAGGTATTCGATCTCGATGTTCTCGAGCTGGCCGGCCGAAAGCTGCGTCGCCAGCGTGGCCACCTTCTCGGCGACCGGGACATAGGGCGCAAGCAGTGTCATCGTTTCGGCGGCGATCATTGGCGCGTTGACCGCATAGAGCGCGGGCTCTCCCCGTAAGATCGCAACGATCTGGTGCGCCACGTCGACGGCGACGCGCTCCTGGGCCTCGGCCGTGGACGCGCCCAGGTGCGGCGTGATGATGATGCGGTCGTGGTGCAATACCTTCGCCGCCATGTCCGGCGGCTCCTCCGGAAAGACATCCAGTGCGGCGCCAGCGATGCGATCCTCATCCAGCGCACGCACCAGTGCCGCGATGTCGATCAAGTCACCGCGTGCAGTATTGATGAGCCGTGCCGAAGGCTTCATCTTCGCGATCTGCGCATCGCCGATGAGATGCTTGGTCTGCGGAGTCAGGATCGTGTGCAGCGTCACGAAGTCGGCCTGCGCCAGTAAGTCGTCGAGCGTTTCGACGAGCTCGACGCCCAGCATCTGCGCGCGCTCCGGGGACACAAACGGATCATGCGCGATCACGTGCATGTCCAGGCCTTTGCCGCGCCGGGCGACCTCGGACCCGACCTGGCCGAGGCCAACCACGCCAAGCGTCTTTCCTCGCAGCTCGACGCCGACGAACTTCGCGCGCTGCCAGGCGCCGCCACGCAGCGAGGCGTCCGCCTCCGGGACGTGGCGCGCCAGCGCGAGCATCAGTGCTACGGTGTGCTCGGCGGCAGAGATCGTGTTGCCGAGCGGCGCATTCACGACGATGACGCCACGCTCCGTCGCGGCAGTGAGGTCGATATTGTCGACGCCGACGCCCGCGCGTCCGACTGCGCGAAGCTGCTTCGCGGCGGCAAACACCTCGGCCGAGACCTTCGTTTCGCTCCGCACGACGAGCGCGTCGTAT
This is a stretch of genomic DNA from Dehalococcoidia bacterium. It encodes these proteins:
- the serA gene encoding phosphoglycerate dehydrogenase; translation: MMHKILVADPIAQDGIDILKRDADVDVRTGLSTGELVAIIGRYDALVVRSETKVSAEVFAAAKQLRAVGRAGVGVDNIDLTAATERGVIVVNAPLGNTISAAEHTVALMLALARHVPEADASLRGGAWQRAKFVGVELRGKTLGVVGLGQVGSEVARRGKGLDMHVIAHDPFVSPERAQMLGVELVETLDDLLAQADFVTLHTILTPQTKHLIGDAQIAKMKPSARLINTARGDLIDIAALVRALDEDRIAGAALDVFPEEPPDMAAKVLHHDRIIITPHLGASTAEAQERVAVDVAHQIVAILRGEPALYAVNAPMIAAETMTLLAPYVPVAEKVATLATQLSAGQLENIEIEYLGEIANYDTTALKAAVIRGLLGPITEENVTIVNANLIAEHRGMRIVERKGPAEEIYANLIRVHIHTRTGDTDVTGTIAHDGPHIVAINDFWVDVPPGDGWLLLCENQDRPGMIGAVGTFLGEHDINISFMRVGRTAVRGKALMAVGIDDPIPTELVDKLSDIPNLISVRVTKFS